A single genomic interval of Melitaea cinxia chromosome 18, ilMelCinx1.1, whole genome shotgun sequence harbors:
- the LOC123662149 gene encoding nephrin-like, translating to MSRDTNLFVLVTLLILYSLIRTSEEIVEANIIQVWSAPGSETRLPCDLAASVSDVAMMMWFKDGDRMPIYTVDFRNGPPVHWAVAGEFGTRAHFVLNQSDPASAHLVVNKVARYDEGVYRCRIDYIDSPTRNYRVNLTVIVPPDSPRIYDSEGKEILGSIAGPFREGQDLLLSCQASGGKPSPDVSWYRGTERLAMTKDGSVCQVHLPSLSREMAGMKLQCRVEPPLLKSQHRDVTIKLYLKPQFIRVTGGGPTRAGHERSFVCTTRGSKPAPNIDWFINSQKIDSSLTQVEVEGDVTKSILTWRVRREDSGRQLVCRVSNPWFPAYTLEDLLNLEVLYPPVAQISLVEPKEARLLREDEDAQLLCSSYASPPAYNFTFYKESEDHLIRDDPIGGISVEGDKLYLRGLRRHHASRYRCRAWNSEGSGLSEPLNLNVLSRPECSAGSVVQQLAGAPGGEVRARCSVSAPSAGDAGPLRFYWTYNGTKDVLPIPASNVTMMGATSTVIHGLPSLDDEEDLGWLACWASNDIGNQREPCLFKIVPAALPEAPSNCEIDDEFLHCEPGHDGGLPQRFILEALEVRHHERIPEDESTMNDQGISGRGLSEAVYRASNDVTPQFALDALSPGRYTFLVYSETPRGRSQHPAALHSIPIRTSNDLDIPGSLQTMTPSPPQTPANSDNSLALLIGASLTLVMLTVLTTVCVTLVIMCKKRQQPQRDPEQNTILRRSVGVSMYSGSSISSSIVPTVVLRGHRGSRVLAARWSGVIEDAPLAVLALDTRPHADDSGHSDGEIHETDLTGNLDAMETQTDT from the exons CGTTGACTTCAGAAATGGTCCACCGGTCCATTGGGCCGTCGCTGGTGAGTTTGGTACTCGGGCGCATTTCGTCCTGAACCAGTCGGATCCAGCTTCAGCTCACCTCGTCGTCAATAAAGTAGCGAGATATGACGAGGGAGTCTACAGATGTCGGATCGACTACATCGATTCCCCAACAAGGAACTACAGGGTCAACTTGACAGTTATTG TTCCGCCGGATTCACCTCGAATTTATGATTCTGAAGGTAAAGAGATTCTTGGATCGATCGCGGGACCTTTCCGAGAAGGGCAGGACTTACTACTTTCCTGTCAGGCCTCTGGCG GTAAACCCTCACCAGACGTATCTTGGTACCGAGGTACGGAGCGTCTAGCAATGACCAAAGATGGCTCTGTATGTCAAGTTCATCTGCCATCTTTGTCCAGAGAGATGGCGGGAATGAAGCTGCAGTGTAGAGTCGAACCACCCTTACTGAAGTCTCAGCACAGGGAtgttactattaaattatact taaaaCCACAATTCATCCGAGTTACCGGCGGTGGTCCGACACGAGCTGGCCACGAGAGATCGTTCGTATGTACAACACGGGGTTCGAAACCCGCTCCGAATATCGACTGGTTCATCAATTCGCAGAAGATTGACTCATCGTTGACTCAG GTAGAGGTAGAAGGAGATGTTACGAAAAGTATTTTAACTTGGCGCGTCAGAAGAGAAGATAGCGGTAGGCAGCTCGTCTGCCGCGTTTCCAATCCTTGGTTCCCTGCTTATACGTTGGAAGATTTACTGAACTTAGAAGTTCTAt ATCCTCCAGTGGCGCAGATATCTTTGGTCGAACCGAAGGAAGCTCGTTTACTAAGAGAAGATGAAGATGCTCAACTGCTCTGTTCATCATACGCATCACCGCCTGCATATAACTTTACCTTCTACAAAGAAAGTGAG GATCATCTCATCCGTGATGACCCGATTGGAGGGATATCAGTGGAAGGCGACAAGCTGTATCTACGTGGTCTCAGAAGACATCACGCGTCAAGATATAGATGCCGAGCATGGAATTCAGAAGGAAGTGGCTTAAGTGAACCACTTAATCttaatgttttat cTCGACCGGAATGTTCTGCTGGTAGTGTAGTGCAGCAGTTAGCGGGAGCTCCTGGAGGTGAAGTAAGAGCTAGATGTTCTGTCTCCGCACCTTCAGCTGGAGACGCTGGTCCTCTCAGATTCTACTGGACCTATAATGGAACAAAAGACGTCCTACCG atacCCGCATCAAATGTTACTATGATGGGTGCTACAAGTACAGTCATTCACGGTCTGCCATCATTGGATGATGAAGAAGACTTAGGCTGGCTAGCTTGCTGGGCCAGTAATGACATTGGAAACCAGAGAGAACCGTGCTTGTTTAAGATAGTTCCTGCAG CGTTACCTGAAGCGCCGAGTAATTGCGAGATTGACGACGAGTTCCTTCACTGTGAGCCAGGACACGACGGCGGTTTGCCGCAGCGGTTTATACTGGAGGCGTTGGAGGTACGGCATCATGAGCGCATACCGGAAGACGAGTCCACCATGAACGATCAG ggcATTTCTGGAAGAGGGCTTTCAGAAGCCGTTTACAGAGCTAGCAACGATGTGACGCCTCAGTTCGCTCTTGATGCCTTGTCACCAGGACGGTACACATTCCTAGTATATTCTGAAACGCCACGTGGAAGATCTCAACACCCAGCTGCTTTGCATAGTATTCCAATACGAACTTCAAATGATTTGGACATACCAG gtTCACTACAAACTATGACTCCCTCACCGCCACAGACACCAGCAAACAGTGATAACAGTCTAGCACTTCTAATTGGAGCTTCATTAACATTGGTGATGCTCACTGTCCTTACCACTGTCTGTGTCACGCTCGTCATCATGTGCAAGAAGAGGCAACAACCACAAAGAGATCCAGAACAGAA TACAATATTGCGGAGAAGCGTTGGCGTGTCTATGTATAGCGGATCATCAATATCATCAAGTATAGTACCAACAGTTGTGCTTAGAGGTCACAGGGGATCGAGAGTTCTAGCTGCTAGATGGTCGGGAGTTATTGAAGACGCACCACTCGCTGTACTTGCATTGGATACAAGACCACATG cTGATGATTCAGGTCACAGCGATGGTGAAATACATGAAACAGATTTGACCGGAAACCTTGATGCCATGGAAACTCAAACAGACACCTGA